From Bufo gargarizans isolate SCDJY-AF-19 unplaced genomic scaffold, ASM1485885v1 original_scaffold_1768_pilon, whole genome shotgun sequence, one genomic window encodes:
- the LOC122923593 gene encoding extensin-like encodes MPTTHPRFMPSIQPQFIPATQPRFTPARQPRFMPARQPRFTLATQPQFSPATQPQFSPATQPRFMPTTQPQLTLAMQPQFTLATQPQFLPNTQSQLMPATQPQFTPAMQPQFLPATQPWFTPATQPRFMSATQPRFMPATQLWFMPTTQPRFMSATQPRFMSATQPRFMPATQPRFMPTTQPRFMPTTQPRFMSAI; translated from the coding sequence ATGCCTACCACACATCCTCGGTTCATGCCTAGCATACAACCTCAGTTCATTCCTGCCACACAGCCTCGGTTCACCCCTGCCAGACAGCCTCGGTTCATGCCTGCCAGACAGCCTCGGTTCACACTTGCCACACAGCCTCAGTTCTCGCCTGCCACACAGCCTCAGTTCTCGCCTGCCACACAGCCTCGGTTCATGCCTACCACGCAGCCCCAGTTGACCCTTGCCATGCAGCCTCAGTTCACGCTTGCCACGCAGCCTCAGTTCTTGCCTAACACACAGTCTCAGTTGATGCCTGCCACACAGCCTCAGTTCACGCCTGCCATGCAGCCTCAGTTCTTGCCTGCCACACAGCCTTGGTTCACTCCTGCCACACAGCCTCGGTTCATGTCTGCTACACAGCCTCGGTTCATGCCTGCCACACAGCTTTGGTTCATGCCTACCACGCAGCCTCGGTTCATGTCTGCCACACAGCCTCGGTTCATGTCTGCTACACAGCCTCGGTTCATGCCTGCCACGCAGCCTCGGTTCATGCCTACCACGCAGCCTCGGTTCATGCCTACCACGCAGCCTCGGTTCATGTCTGCCATTTAG
- the LOC122923591 gene encoding extensin-like, whose protein sequence is MPATQPRFMPATQPRFMPATQPRFMPATQPRFMPATQPRFMPTTQPRFMSATQPRFMPATQPRFMPATQPRFMPATQPRFMPATQPRFIPATQPRFIPATQPRFIPATQPRFMPATQPRFMPATQPRFIPATQPQFMPATQPRFMPATQPRFIPATQPRFMSATQDRFTTATQPRFMCTTQPLFTPATQPQFTLAKHPQFLPATQSWFTPATQPWFMPSAQPQFMPTTQPPFTTATQPLFSASMVQPSFMPVTQPQFLPTTQSQFMPATQPRFMPATQPGFMSATQPQFIPATQPQFIPDTQPQFMPTTQPQFFPATQSQFMSAT, encoded by the coding sequence ATGCCTGCCACACAGCCTCGGTTCATGCCTGCCACGCAGCCTCGGTTCATGCCTGCCACGCAGCCTCGGTTCATGCCTGCCACGCAGCCTCGGTTCATGCCTGCCACGCAGCCTCGGTTCATGCCTACCACGCAGCCTCGGTTCATGTCTGCCACTCAGCCTCGGTTCATGCCTGCCACACAGCCTCGATTCATGCCTGCCACACAGCCTCGGTTCATGCCTGCCACACAGCCTCGGTTCATGCCTGCCACACAGCCTCGGTTCATTCCTGCCACACAGCCTCGGTTCATTCCTGCCACACAGCCTCGGTTCATTCCTGCCACACAGCCTCGGTTCATGCCTGCCACACAGCCTCGGTTCATGCCTGCCACACAACCTCGGTTCATTCCTGCCACACAGCCTCAGTTCATGCCTGCCACACAGCCTCGGTTCATGCCTGCCACACAACCTCGGTTCATTCCTGCCACACAGCCTCGGTTCATGTCTGCCACACAGGATCGGTTTACCACTGCCACACAGCCTCGGTTCATGTGTACCACGCAGCCTTTGTTCACCCCTGCCACACAGCCTCAGTTCACGCTTGCCAAACATCCTCAGTTCTTGCCTGCCACACAGTCTTGGTTCACGCCTGCCACACAGCCTTGGTTCATGCCTTCCGCCCAGCCTCAGTTCATGCCTACCACACAGCCTCCGTTCACCACTGCCACACAGCCTTTGTTCTCAGCGTCCATGGTTCAGCCTTCTTTCATGCCTGTCACACAGCCTCAGTTCTTGCCTACCACACAGTCTCAGTTCATGCCTGCCACACAGCCTCGGTTCATGCCTGCCACACAGCCTGGGTTCATGTCTGCCACACAGCCTCAGTTCATTCCTGCCACACAGCCTCAGTTTATTCCTGACACACAGCCTCAGTTCATGCCTACCACACAACCGCAGTTCTTCCCTGCCACACAGTCTCAGTTCATGTCTGCTACATAG